TAGTGCCACCAGCAGCTCTAACACCAGCCTTACCTAGGCCGTGGCCGCCTGCCAGCTGGGGCAGTTCAGCCTGGCATCTCCTCCTCTGCTGCTTGGAGCCTTAACTCTGGAAGGAAGGGTCAAGGTCCTTTCCCCACCTCACTTCATAATAAAGATAGACCACTGGTGACACTACTgcacttgcctttcttttttgtctctgtctttttcttttcttttctttctttctttctttctttctttctttttttttttttttggagacagggtttctctttgtcctggactcgctttgtagaccaggctggcctcaaactcacagcgatccagctgcctctgcctccagcatgctggcattaaaggcctgtgccaccacgcccagccagatcTTACATTTCTTAACCGAGAAATAAGCTTTCCTTGTGGGCAGGTGTCAGATCCGCCATCTTGAGGCCAACACTGGACAACTCCTTGCCCCTAATCTCAGAAGCCATTCGAGACACAaagctgtggtcatgtggtgcgTCAGTTTCGTTTTTGCCTTTATTAAAcgaggtctcactatgcagcccaggctagccccaaagcCTCCAGGGGTCTTCCTGGTTCAATGTTGGGAGGATGTTTCCTCACCGTGCTGGCAGTGTCCTGTCTTCCTGTCCCCGGGAACCAGGATCAGTGTTCCAGCGCCCTCCTCTTCTGTAGTTTCTCTTCCAGCTCAGCCGTGATGTCCCCAAGCCCTGGTGGGTGGGAACCCAGACTTCAGCTGGGACACCCTGGGCTCTGTTCTGCACCCAGGACCTGCCCACCACGCACCCAGGCCCCCAGGGTCTCCTTACTTGTCACGAGGGAGGGAGCCTGGGGTGGGCTGCCACCTGCCTTTCTGGCCCAGACACTGGTGATGGCTCTGAGATCTGCAGGAAGAGATGGATGAGGTTCAAGGCCACCTGTCACCAAGGAGAGGGGAAAACGGGGAGGATGGAGCCTCACCTGGCTTGGGTACAACTGGTGGCTTTGGGGGTTTTGCTGGCAGCTTCACCGGCTTCTTGGGCTTCGGGGGGAGTGGCTGACTGAAGGGAGACACTGTATGGAGGAGAGTGAGATGTCACAAGGTGCCACCTGCTCCTCCCAACCCTGGTGTCTGCAGCCTggccctccccccaaccccggCTTACCATCCTGATTCATGTATTCAGCTGTTGGGGGGTCTTCAATGGGGGTTACATAGTTCTCATCCGGGtccggaagctgaggcaggggaggcagtggGGGCAGCTTGTCTTCCTGGCTGGgtacagacacaggcacaggtgGGAGTGGCTTCGGGACACTAGCGTGGAGAGCAGGGCCTGATGGGAAACAGTCACTGTCAGAGCCCCTTAGGGTGTACCTGCTGAGCTAAACAAGCGTTCCTGTGTGCCCACCTGTCAGTcacgcgcatgcatgcatgcgtgtctGCAACTTTGGAATGCATATGAGATATGGCTTCAGAGAGGTACAGAGatacattcgtgtgtgtgtgtgtgtgtgcatgcgtgcgtgtgtgtgtgtgtgtgcatgcgtgcgtgcgtgcgtgtgtgtgtgtgtgtgtgtgtgtgtgtgtgtgtgcgcgcgcgtgtgtgtgttgtggtgctTTGAGTAGGTCTGGCCCTCATTGACTTGTGTGCTTAAATGCTTGTCTCATACACAGTGGCACTATGAGGCCTTGTCGGATGGAGTAGGTacggctttgttggaggaagtgtgtcactgtgggggtgggctttgagatctcctatactcaagctacacccagtgtggcacactgtccccttctgctgcctacagaccaagatgtagagctctctcGGCTCTTTGAGCACCATGCGTGCCTGCACGCTGCCGTGCTTGCTTCCCACCATGGAAGAGTAAGGCTAAGCCATGgaccaagcctctgaaactgtaagccagccccaattagacATcatcttcctttataagagttgccttgagccgggcgtggtggcgcacgcctttattcccagcactcgggaggcagaggcaggcggatcactgtgagttcgaggccagcctggtctacaaagtgagtccaggatggccaaggctacacagagaaaccctgtctcgaaaaaccaaaaaaaaaaaaaaaaaaaaagagttgccttggttatggtgcctcttcacagcagtaaactCCTaactaagatatatatatatatatataaagccgggcgcggtggcgcacgcctttaatcccagcactcgggaggcagaggcaggcggatcgctgtgagttcaaggccagctacacagagaaaccctgtctcgaaaaaccaaaaaaaaaaaaaaaaagatgtgtgtgtgtgtgtgtgtgtgtgtgtgtgtgtgtgtgtgtgagagagagagagagagagagagcctctgacatgtacacacaccgcAGGGAGCACAGCTGctctcacctctccctctcctgcaTCCGCTCTCCGcccagcccccccgcccccccgccccagtcTCTCTGAGGTGGCTAGTCCGCCCCTTTATCGATCTGTATAATAAAATCCTTTTGAGCTAAACCActagttccagcactcagaaagcagaggcaggtagatcgctgtgagttccagggcaaccgcAGGCTCAGAAAACTAATAATGATCATAATAGTGATAATaaagccaggcgatggtggcgcacacctttaagcccagcactccagaggcagaggcaggcggatcactgtgagttcgaggaccgcctggtctacaaagtgagtccaggacagccagggctacacagagaaaccctgtctctaacccccctcccccaaaataatgataataaaataaaaagaaactaaaatcctTCGGATCTCAATGAAGGCACTGGTGCCTATCATCTGAGGCCTCGGCTACGTGACAGTCtatcaaaaaaaaccaaagcaggtGGGGGTGGCACACTTTGACCtgtgcacctgggaggcagagcagctagagctcctgagttcaaggttagcccaGTCTATAAGaagagactccatctcaacaaacaaacagagccacTAGGGGTAGTTATGctcacctttaagcccagcactccagaggcagaggcaggcggatcactgtaagttcgcggccaccctggtctacagagcgagttccaggacagccaaggctacacagagaacccctgtctcaaaagccaaccaaccaaccaaccaaacagagaGCCTTTGGGGTGTGGCTCCCAAGCCCTACATCATGGGAAAGGGGAATCACCTGAGCCTCGGGAGGAGGGCACAGCCCAGACACTTTCGCCATTCTCCCGATCCGAGTCCACGAAGCCTGGAACAGAGAGGGCGGGCAGCCTGGAGGCAGCGTGGAGGCCCAGAGCTAGCCCCTCAGAGCCTGTCCCTGTCCGAGCCTGGCTGCCCCACATCGCACACACCTAGAACCTTCTCATAGTCCTCGTCCATCAGGAAAGGGACCAGCGCCCTCTTGGTGTGCGTCACGAAATAGTTGACCACAGCTTCCAGCGAGAGGCAGGAAAACTAGGCGAGAGAAGTTGATcaggcagggagggggtgggacagGAGGAACACAGAGCCCAGGATCCCCCAAAACTCACAGGGTCTTCCACGTCGATCACATACTTAGGACCCTCCCGCTTCACCTTGTAGTGTTTGACCACGGGAGACCTGCAGGTGACGGACATCTGGGTAGCTGGGATGCCGCCCCGCCCACCCGTGAGGCCACGCCCCTAAGAAGGCTAACTTCAGGGCTCCTCCTGTAGCCATGGCCCCTCCTCGAAGCCCGCCCGGTTATGGCCTAGTCCCAGGATACCCCCCCCCCCGGAGGTCCACCCGCGGGCACATCCTAAACAAGGGCCTCTGACCTGACTCCATTTTCCCAGCAGCCTCCACCTACTAAGCCTCCAGCCGGCCCCCAGGTTCCGTACCCACTGGTGGCCACACCCCCAGAGCCCCGCAGGCATACCCATTGAGTATCTGCCGGGTAGTGACAGACACAGTGTCCTTGCCGTCCCCGCCAGGCCGCAGCAGCAGGTTCCCGCACTCGGGGTAGCGCTCAAGGAGCAGCTGCGCCTCTAGCCTGCTCACCTGCAGAAAGCACCTGAGAGACCGCACACGGGAGATGGGGGGAGCCGCGCAAGGCCACCCAGAAAGAACCTCTCCTCGACATAGGACCTGTCCACTCAGAGACCCAGTCTCCACTCCTAAATCCAGGACTCCTTTCTAAAATGAGGCGTTGCCTAACACACAAGACCCGCCCTTCTCTTGAACGCGACCCCGCCTCCAGGGGCCGAGGCCCCGCCCCAGACCCACTCCGTCAGACGTTCAAAGCCCCACTGGACGTTCTCGGCCCACCCCATGGGCAGTCAGCACTCACCAGGGCACCTCGGCCGCCCTCCGGGCCTCCTCCTTGGCCAGGACCTCGGCCATCATATACAGGTGTCCAGGCAGCAGGGTCAGGTTAGACGGGACACGAAGCTGAAGGATGATCCAGGCAGGGAACGCATGGGTAGGGACCCAAAAGGTAAACCGAGGCCAGCATGTGTAGGCAGGGAGGAGTCCCTTTGGGCCCAGCACCACCAGGCACGCCCACAGCATACAGATATACAGACAATCAGAGGCAGACCCTAAAGCGGATTCAGAAGGTGCTAGAACCTTGCTCTGAGTACTGGGCAATTCTCAGATTCGACTTGGAGccaaagagaaaattttaaagttttaaactgtgcggtgatgcacacctgtcacCTTAGCACTTGATAGGTAGGGGCAAAGGTGGGAAAATAAAGAGTTtcgggccaacctgggctacatgaaaccctgtttcaaaaagagaGCAAGGTGCTAGAGCTCTGGCCCTGCAGTTCGGAGGACTGGAGTTCTGTCCCTaaaacccagcactcagcagcTCTCAAACTCCTGTAATAACTTCTGCTCCAGGtgtctgacgccctcttctggcctctgagggcattgcactcatgtacacacccaatctaaaaaatatataataataataataataataataataataataataataataataataattactactaataataaaataataactccTCTTTCTGTAAACAGCCAGAGGTGACTTGTAAAGATGGTTCGCTACTCACTTGATTCAGAAAACTCTACAAAATCATGCAAATCAAGAGGTCCAAATCTTTGTGTTCACTTTAAGAACACCCGGGAAACTGCCCAGGCCTTCAAGGGTGCATATCCGAAAAGCCACCAAGTGTCTGAAAGATGTCACTTTAAAGAAGCAATGTGTGCCATTCAGGCGGTATAGTGGTGGAGACGGGAGGTGCGCCCAGGCCAAACAATGGGGCTGGACTCAAGGTCGGTGGCCAAAAAAGTGTGCCGAGTTTTTGCTGCACATGCTGAAAAATGCAGAGAGTAATGCTGAGCTTCGGGGCTTAGATGTAGATTCCCTGGTCATTGACCACATCCACGCGAACACAGCACCAAAGATATGCCGATTAACTCATCCCGCTGTCCTTCCGGATCCCACGGGACTTGCGgaatcatcctcctgccttctaACTTTGACTTCTTAGGTTGCTTGGGCCAATTATTTTGTGATGACAAAAATAACTAATAGAGCAGTAGAGGCGGACATTACCTCCACCACAATCAGGATAAATCCTTTCCACATCTCGCGAGACTCCAGGCTCTCGACCtagggagtgggggagaggggcGAGACTTAATGTTAAGGAGAACGGACATGTTTCTTGGAAAAGTGGGGTAAGGGCCTATTCTACCCCAGACCTTTGCATAGCTGTGCCCTCTGCCCTGAGCTTTTGCACAAATGAGTTCTATATGGTCCAGTGACTTGGAGAATGTGAGGAGCCCAGAGGAAGACTTCGTGTGACTCAGAATTCTCATTATAAATGTTGGACTCAATGGAATCGATCTCTCTTTCCTTCAGACATACCTTGAATTTGACCTCCTGGTCCCGGAGAACCAGACTGAAGTGATGGGTGGTGTCACACGAGCTTCCCCACGGAGCCTCATCTTTGAGCTTTGAAAACAGCCTCAGGTCCAGCTTCTCCAGAGGCTGGCCCAGGGAACAGGAGTGTGTGAGTACCCAGTTCCCGGGCCTGTGGTTCTCTCAGGTTCCCAGGATGATGGCGACACCCCCTTGATGACATCATCCCAGACCCTGTACCCACATATGTATCCCTCTATTAGACCCTGAgcccacctctctccttcctcacctgCAGGTCCCGGTTACTGTTGTAGAAACAGATGGTTAGACCCTGGAGGCCTGCCCAGAACTTCCTGTAATCCTGGGGggccagagaagaaaagggaaaaaaaattgtgtatgcTTAATATATTTCTTCCTGTGGCAGAGGCTACTCCTTATGCCTGCGTGCCCTTCCCCATACTCTGCTAAGCTACGTGTTTTCAGTAAaggttctgttttcctttcctttttttttttttttccccctcttgacACCTTCCCATGCGGTCCAGGATAATCTTGCACTTCTGTCTCTCCTGTATGcacctcccgagtgcggggatgaTGAGTTTGTACCACCATCGCCCCTTCCTGCCTTGCTGGGCGTGGAACTCAAGGCTCCATCATGTTAGGTGAGTAGGGGACTCACTGAGCCCCAGCCCCTAAAAGTACATGCTCACTGAGGTCCTCCCTGCCCACTGTGGAGCCTGAGCATCTCCTTCGGTCTGAGATACTATGCTTTGGGGTATAGTTAGTGGCATTTGTCTAGCATGGATGTGATCCTGGGCTCCGTCACCAGCatttaatgaagaagaaaacaaagggacTCATAATGGGATGGATCACAAAGCACCCCACAATATGAAGAGATGGGTGCTGTGGGGGTaagctggtctaactggattatTGGTATTCTGTGGACAAACTCATCTATCctctcacccacccatccatccatccacccacccattcacccatccatccatccacccatccatccatccacccatccatccatccacccatccatccatccacccatccatccatccacccatccatccatccatccacccacccatccatccacccatccgtccatccacccacccatccatccacccatccatccatccatccacccacccatccatccatccatccatccatccatccacccatccatccatccacccatccgtccatccacccatccatccatccatccacccacccatccatccatccacccacccatccatccatccacccatccatccacccatccgtccgtccatccgtccatccacccatccacccatccgtccatccacccatccatccacccacccatccatccacccatccacccatccatccatccacccatccatccatccacccacccatccatccacccatccatccatccacccatccatccacccatccgtccgtccatccgtccatccacccatccacccatccgtccatccacccatccatccatccacccacccatccatccatccatccatccatccacccacccatccatccacccatccgtccatcca
This genomic interval from Acomys russatus chromosome 31, mAcoRus1.1, whole genome shotgun sequence contains the following:
- the Stap2 gene encoding signal-transducing adaptor protein 2 — translated: MASALSPPRAPKPKGVPPSHYYESFVEKKGPCDQDYRKFWAGLQGLTICFYNSNRDLQPLEKLDLRLFSKLKDEAPWGSSCDTTHHFSLVLRDQEVKFKVESLESREMWKGFILIVVELRVPSNLTLLPGHLYMMAEVLAKEEARRAAEVPWCFLQVSRLEAQLLLERYPECGNLLLRPGGDGKDTVSVTTRQILNGSPVVKHYKVKREGPKYVIDVEDPFSCLSLEAVVNYFVTHTKRALVPFLMDEDYEKVLGFVDSDRENGESVWAVPSSRGSGPALHASVPKPLPPVPVSVPSQEDKLPPLPPLPQLPDPDENYVTPIEDPPTAEYMNQDVSPFSQPLPPKPKKPVKLPAKPPKPPVVPKPDLRAITSVWARKAGGSPPQAPSLVTRLGDITAELEEKLQKRRALEH